TCATGGTATAGCCTTAAAGGCTAATCATTAGTTCTAAAGGAAGTATATTCGAGATAACACTCAAGAGATTGCAGCTTAGAAAATCACAATGTAAACCTAATTACATTATTTTTAATAAGTAGATTCATACATGGCTGCTATATTTCTCCAGTTATACATATCTTCAGCATATTTTTTAATATCAAATACTCGACATTTAAGATTTCCAAAAGACAAACCTTCTACTAATGAACTAAGCTGTTCAGAATTACTAAAATAATGTGCTAAATTATTAGTTGTGTAACGATTAAAATTGCAATCAAAGGCAAAATAGGAATATTAAAATGCATCGCTTCAACTAAAGAGGGATTTGTTCCACCAGCAGAATGTCCATGAATGTATGCAAGACAATTTTTTCTTAGTTTATAAAGCTCTTTAATATTATAGTTAGGCTCAAGTAATGTGATGTTTTGATAATTGGAATAATAAGTTTTTAGCTGACGTCCATACTCACTGTTTCCCCAATTACCCATAAATTTAATTTTTTTATCTGTATTAACGAAGGCATTCAGAATCATTTCTATATTATTTTCAGGTTCTATCCTGCAAAGCCCCAAATAATAATCATCTTTTTTTGAAGATCATCTTTTGATATACTAAGTTTAGTTGCATGATCTCCTCCATAAGCTATAACTGTACTTTTTTTCTTGTACCTGCTTTCTACATAATCAGCTATTGCTTGATTATCCGAAATTATAACATCAGCTAATTTAATAGAAATCGCTTCAGATTTTTTAAGGAATTTCTTAGCAAACACTCCCCATTTATTTCTACGCCATTCAAGCCCATCAATATTAACAATAATCTTAGATTTTGAAAATAGTTTATAAATTGGTAGAAATAAACAACCAGACACTCCTAATATTAAAGTAACGTCTGGCTTTTTTAATAAACAAATAATTAAGCACATAATATCATAAATTATGCTAGCGGCACCATTGGCATTTATAGGCAGGTAAATTAATTTTGCCTTTTTATAATTTTTCAATTTTTTTTCATATTTTTTTGAAGAGCAAAATATCTGATATTGTATATCATCAGATTGATAATCGATTAGGTTCTGAACCAGTGATTCAAATCCACCATAACAAGCAGGAACACCCACTGTGCCAACTACAGCGACCGTCTTCATTTTATTTGCTTCCATTTAAACACCTTGAGCCTAACTATTTTATTATTAAAAATTATTGAACATACCATCACGCACAGCTTTAACACAAATCTTCAATGAATTTAACTTCTCTTTTGAATATAAAATTTCGAATACAACATTCTTTGCTGCGTGAAAAAAGGCATGATAACGATACTTAAAACTATAATTTGAATGCAGCATTAAGTATATTGCATTGCGTATTTTATAAAAATTTCTGAAAGAATTATGTATCGTTACAGATCGACCAGCAAAAGTTTTCTGCCCATATCCAAGTTCATGAGAAATAATAACTGATGGAGTTTGGACAATAATCATATTTTTAGCTAATGCACGCCAACACCATTCTGTGTCAACCCAGTCTATAAAGAGTTTTTCACAAAATGGCCCTACTACACTCCATGCTTCACGTGATATTAACATCCCAGAAGCAATAACATGTGAGGGGTAAAGATCATCGTCAACTTCACTACATACAACTTTTGTACTTGTAAAAACATTTAGACTGACTGATGGGTGCATATATTTTGAACGATGATCTTTAAAAAAAGGGGAAGCACAAGCAACATTTTTACCTTGTTTTTTATTATTCGTAAACGTACTCTTAAGATTTTCAATAACATCGGTAGGAAAGCAAGTATCCTGATCTGAGAAAAATAAATAGTCAAACTCTTTTGCTTCCAAGCCCTTCGTGACACCGTGGTTTTGAGCAAATGCAATGCCTTTATTTTCAGAAAGTAAAATAATTTCAAGGTTATTAACAACAATGTTTTTTATCAACTCACTATTATTTGAGCCATTATCTACAAGAATTATTCTCTCAACTTGTGGAGCTAAAGAATTAATACATTCCGTCAAACGAATAATTTCCGGGTTATAAGTAACAATTATAGCTAACACCTTAGTCTGACACATTAAGCACTCCAAAAACCATATGATAATAGTATGTTAGATACAATAAAATTAACAGTTTGAAAAAAATAAAATAATAGTTCGTTTTTTGTTTAATAAATACCCCAATAGTTAGCATAAGGAAAAAATACATTTCCAAAATACGAAAAGCCATAACAGGAAGAGAGAAAAGGCTAAAAGTCACGTATTGCATAATACCATAACAAAAGAAAAACCTTAAAAATGGCCTTTCATTTATGATAATTGATATGTAACTAATAATAAACCAAGTAATAGCGGTAAGGGATAATGAATTTATTAAATTGACCCCAGCTTCATTGCCTATTTTTTGTCCCACACCAAAATTTCTTATTAAATATATAAACTCTTTTCCTTGTCCTGACATTGCAAGTAACACAAGAATACTGAAACAAAAATAACCAAAGCGTCTCATTTTTGGTGAATAGACAAAAGGGTAAAAACAAAAAAGGTAGAGCAGACCAATGAGTTGCAATGGCACAGAATACCGAAAAATAAAAATAAATCGGTTTATTTATAAACAAATAATATACAGAAAACATTAAAATAGAAATGCATAGACCATTTCTGAACTGAGTATAATCTAAAACCCAAAGTGCAACACAAACATAATAAATAAAGAATAAAGTCACCCCAGAAAAATTTCGCGAATAGTTAGCAAGAAACCTTTCCTTAATAAAAAAAGAACATGTTAAAATTATAAAAATGATAGCTTCATAGCTGTTAGTTATTAACATCAATCCACGATAAAATAACTCAAGAACCCCCCCCCCTTCTTCACCAGAAAAGATCTGTATATAATTATTATAGTCTCTACTTTTCCCCAGAAACTGCGTATTTGCGAGAATAAATCCTATAATAAGTGAAAGTACAAAAAATAAGTAGATAAAACTTATTAAGTTTTTATCGTGTTTATACTTCGGACTATTTTCTATCATTATACAAACATACTCAAGAATATAAGCGGCCACCTTTCCTTCAGAAGGATAAGGTGGCACACTTTATTAGAACAGTTCACTGTCCAATAATTCTGAAAATAATTTTGCTTCTTGATCTTTCTGCGATAATGCCAAGGTACTACTGCAGAAAGGCCAATCGATGTTTAAAACAGGATCGTTATAAATAATTGCTTGCTGATGACCAGGAGCATAATAGTTAGTCGTTTTATAAATGAACTCTGCTTCATCACTGGTCACCAAGAAACCATGAGCAAATCCTTCAGGAATCCATAATTGTCGTTTATTTTCTGCAGAAAGGGTTATCCCAAACCATTTTTTGAACGTTGGTGAATTTTTTCTAAGGTCAACAGCAACATCAAATACCTGACCTACAACACATCGAACTAATTTAGCCTGTGCATACGGCGCTAATTGGTAATGCAACCCCCGTAGGACGCCTTTGCTAGATTTTGAATGATTATCCTGAACAAAATTTACGTGCCTGCCTATTGCCTTCTCAAATTCAATCTGATTATAACTCTCCATAAAAAATCCGCGTTCATCACTAAACACTTTTGGTTCTAGAACGATCAGATCTGGAATATCAGTTTTAAGAATATTCATATTTTTCCCATCAATGTATAGTATTTATTTATTTGCATTTGACAATAAATTATTGAATTTTTCACCAACAATTTCCCAGCCATATTTTTTCAATACGGAAATATTAGATTGGATTTCTTTGCTTTTTTCTTCTAGGTCGAGAGTGATACAAAGATTAATTACCTCACCAAGTTTGCAAGCATCAAACTTGTCTAATTTAAGTACACTGTTAGTTTCAGTAAGTGGTGCATAATTTGAAATAACAAGACAGCCACAAGCCATTGCTTCAGCGCAAGGATAATGGAAAGCGCCATCTTCAATTAACCCAACAGCAATCATGATGTCATTGCTTCGATAAAAGGATGCCAATTCTGAATCAGATGTAATCGGAATAAAATTAACTTGGAACCCTGCAGAAATTAAACGCTCCTTATCAATTTCCTCTAAATATATCGCAATATTAATTATAATTCCAATTTTATTTTCCAGTGCACACAATACTGAAATAATTTCGCTAGTTCCTTTGTGCTTTTCTTTTCTACCAATAATCCCAATTGATGTGTAACCATTTAATAACTTATTTTTTGATCTTGGATAGAAAACATTTAAATCTACTCCTGCAGGAACTACCCCTAAAATCATCATATTTACGAGGAAGCAAGTTAGGGCTATTTAATATTTTATTAAGCGGTAGACAATATGTTAACCTCGCTATTAACTTCCATATTTTATTATCAAAAAAATTAGCCTCATACGCCTGAATATAATAAAATTTTTTATGACGTTTGATTGGTAATAATGCAACAAGATAGGCTGTCAAATGAAAACTAGCAACTACCGCATCAGGTTTTAACTCTATGCATTTACGCCAAAGATTATAGTACACTTTAATAATTCTAAATATTTTTACGCGGCTTTGATTACTCTTACTTGTGACGATTTTTGCTGTGGTAGTATAATATGGTTTAGTTTTATTATCTGGAGCAACAAAACTTACATCATGTCCATAACTCATCAATTCAGTTGCCAGCTTAGAAAGAACTCTTTCACCACCAGCCCTGCCAAATCCTAGGACAGGTATAATTATTTTCAAAATTCAACCTCTGTTTTTAATTATTTCTTCTGACATTAATAAAATTAGTAAACACAAATGCAAACAAAAAATATAAACTATATGTAATGACATAACTTATGTTAGCACCATGTACTCCATAATCTACAACAAAAATATAGGTAGTAATAATAAAGAGAATAGAAAAAAGCACTTCTGTGCTGATGAATAGTTTAGTATGACCCTGGCTTTGAAGAGGGTATGCGTAAAGAAACCCAGCAATTTTTATTACGTCCCCTACAAGTTGTAATAAAAATAATTCACGCGCAGAGCGAAACTCATCAGTAAACAAAATTTTTATTACTAAATCGCGGAATAAATAGATACTCAGTGCCATGAATGAAGTAATAAATATTACATATAATATAGTACTATTTACTTCTTTTTTTTATAAGGAAACTTGTTTTTATAATTGTCAATCTTGGTAAAAAATATGTTGACAAAGCAATTGTCACAACACCGAGATAGACCTCAGATATCTTCCATACGGCCTGCCATTGCCCCGCATCCTCCCAACCAGTTTTAGCAATCAATATTTTTCTGATACACATCAATGCTACTGGCATGGAGATAACAGAAACCAGAGCCATAAGAGTGTAATTAATAATTTTTATAATTTTGTCTTTATCCGTTTTACCCCACCAATATTTAAACCTAAACCAAGATTTATTGAGACAAAATAAAATCAATACAAGACCAGCAATAGCACTATTTATAGCTGTGGCAATCAATGCACCTTTAAGATTATAAGCTACAATCAACAAAATCATAAATATAGTAGAAATGAATATAGAAAACATCCCAACCAATATATATTGCTTGTAGAATTGTTGACCATTTAAAACTGAAGCGATTAATGTATTTAAAATTGAAAATGGCAATATACAACATGCAAAAATGATTAACCATGAATATTGCCCATCGCTAAAAAGTAGCTCGCTAATATTTTTAGATGAAAAAACAACAACAGGAATAATAAGCAAGAATAATAACACAGTAACCTTTAAGCATGCGCGCCACCATGGCGCGCATGCTTCTTTTCCTTCTTGCCAATTTTCCGCAGTATATCGAACAAGGCCTGTGCTTACAGGAGCTGAGGTAGTACCTGCAACTATTGTGATTAAGCTTTGCACCTGGCCAAGCATTGCGACCCCCGAAGGCCCTGTATAAATTGCTACTACCTTACCGATGATAAAACCCGCAATCATTTTAATGAATGTATAGATAGCGGATAATATAGTTACCTGAAGAAATTTTTTCATTACTTGTAATCATTGACCATTTTGATTACATAATCGACATCATCTTCACTCATTACCGGGCTTATTGGCAAAGAAATTACTTCATCATGAATTTGCTCAGTAATTGGAAGGTTAAGACGGGACATATCCTGATATGCTTGCTGCTTATGGGGTGGCAATGGATAGTGAATTAAGGTTTGAATCCCCTTCTCTGATAAGTATGACTGGAATTTTTCGCGATTAGCGGTTCTTACTACAAATAAATGCCAAACGTGCGCCCCCTGACTTTCGAACACTGGCAACATAATCGCAGGATTTTTTATTTCACGAATATATTTTTCAGCGATTCTTTGCCGAATCGCAGTATCTTCAGCTAATGTATGGATTTTTACTCGCAATAAGGCTGCCTGCAATTCATCCAATCGACTATTCAATCCTTGATAAATATTTTCATATTTTTTATGTGACCCATAATTTCGCAAAGCTTTTATAGTAGAAGCTAATTCTGCATTATTTGTAGTAACAGCACCCGCATCCCCCAAAGCTCCCAAGTTTTTTCCTGGATAAAAACTAAATCCGGCTGCATCCCCCCAAGCACCGGCTTTGCGACCATTACGTATTGCACCATGTGCTTGTGCACAATCTTCAAGAATCAACAGATTATATTTTCTTGCGATTTCACTAATTTCTGGCATATTGCACAATAGACCATATAAGTGAACCGGTAAAATTGCTTTAGTTTTTTCCGTAATGTAATTTTCAATTAAAGCAGGATTAATATTATAGGTTTCTATATCTGGTTCAACTAGAATAGGAACAAGTTTGTTCTCTGTTATAGCAAGAATAGAAGCAATATAAGTA
The DNA window shown above is from Escherichia sp. E4742 and carries:
- a CDS encoding glycosyltransferase family 2 protein; the protein is MCQTKVLAIIVTYNPEIIRLTECINSLAPQVERIILVDNGSNNSELIKNIVVNNLEIILLSENKGIAFAQNHGVTKGLEAKEFDYLFFSDQDTCFPTDVIENLKSTFTNNKKQGKNVACASPFFKDHRSKYMHPSVSLNVFTSTKVVCSEVDDDLYPSHVIASGMLISREAWSVVGPFCEKLFIDWVDTEWCWRALAKNMIIVQTPSVIISHELGYGQKTFAGRSVTIHNSFRNFYKIRNAIYLMLHSNYSFKYRYHAFFHAAKNVVFEILYSKEKLNSLKICVKAVRDGMFNNF
- the rfbC gene encoding dTDP-4-dehydrorhamnose 3,5-epimerase — translated: MNILKTDIPDLIVLEPKVFSDERGFFMESYNQIEFEKAIGRHVNFVQDNHSKSSKGVLRGLHYQLAPYAQAKLVRCVVGQVFDVAVDLRKNSPTFKKWFGITLSAENKRQLWIPEGFAHGFLVTSDEAEFIYKTTNYYAPGHQQAIIYNDPVLNIDWPFCSSTLALSQKDQEAKLFSELLDSELF
- a CDS encoding DegT/DnrJ/EryC1/StrS family aminotransferase, with the protein product MNKIDFLDLYAINQRQHKELVSAFSRVLNSGWYIMGEELKQFEKEFAEYCGVKYCIGVANGLDALILVLRAWKELGYLEDGDEVLVPANTYIASILAITENKLVPILVEPDIETYNINPALIENYITEKTKAILPVHLYGLLCNMPEISEIARKYNLLILEDCAQAHGAIRNGRKAGAWGDAAGFSFYPGKNLGALGDAGAVTTNNAELASTIKALRNYGSHKKYENIYQGLNSRLDELQAALLRVKIHTLAEDTAIRQRIAEKYIREIKNPAIMLPVFESQGAHVWHLFVVRTANREKFQSYLSEKGIQTLIHYPLPPHKQQAYQDMSRLNLPITEQIHDEVISLPISPVMSEDDVDYVIKMVNDYK
- a CDS encoding glycosyltransferase, with the translated sequence MKIIIPVLGFGRAGGERVLSKLATELMSYGHDVSFVAPDNKTKPYYTTTAKIVTSKSNQSRVKIFRIIKVYYNLWRKCIELKPDAVVASFHLTAYLVALLPIKRHKKFYYIQAYEANFFDNKIWKLIARLTYCLPLNKILNSPNLLPRKYDDFRGSSCRSRFKCFLSKIKK